Proteins encoded within one genomic window of Candidatus Binatota bacterium:
- a CDS encoding lipid-transfer protein, which translates to MRDVAVVSFAQAPNLRADRERNEVEIVMPVVREALDSVGLKQSDIGFTVSGSCDYLTGVPFSFVMALDAVGAWPPIEESHVEMDGAWALYEAWVRLQHGDIDAALIYSFGKTSLTDLDKVMSCQLDPYTLMPLWPGAISLAGLQASAMLAAGTVSEADMAAVASRSREAAQGNPAIPEAESPADVDELLSRPRVAHPLREHDIAPSTDGAAAIVLVAGDRAAEVCDKPAWISGIDHRVDTHAPGNRDLTTCPSARMAGERAGVGRGGIEVAEVYAPFSHQQLLLAGELDLGDGVDLNPSGGALAGHTFMVAGLARIGEAARRIHDGTASRVLGHATAGPCLQQNLVCVMEAGR; encoded by the coding sequence ATGCGCGACGTAGCCGTGGTTTCGTTCGCCCAGGCTCCCAACCTGAGGGCAGACCGCGAGCGCAACGAGGTTGAGATCGTTATGCCGGTGGTGCGCGAGGCTCTCGATAGCGTCGGCCTTAAGCAGAGCGACATTGGTTTTACCGTTTCGGGCAGCTGCGATTATCTCACCGGCGTGCCTTTTTCTTTCGTCATGGCCCTGGACGCGGTCGGCGCCTGGCCGCCGATTGAAGAGAGCCACGTGGAGATGGACGGAGCCTGGGCCTTGTACGAGGCCTGGGTCAGGCTTCAGCATGGCGATATTGACGCCGCCTTGATTTACAGTTTCGGCAAGACCTCGCTCACAGATCTCGACAAGGTAATGAGCTGTCAGCTCGACCCCTACACGCTTATGCCCCTGTGGCCTGGTGCCATCAGCCTGGCTGGCCTGCAGGCCAGCGCCATGCTGGCCGCGGGTACGGTCAGCGAAGCCGATATGGCAGCCGTGGCCTCGCGCAGCCGCGAGGCGGCCCAGGGCAACCCGGCGATTCCCGAAGCGGAAAGTCCCGCCGACGTTGACGAGCTGCTGTCGCGCCCACGCGTGGCGCATCCTCTGCGTGAGCACGACATTGCTCCTTCCACCGATGGTGCAGCCGCGATAGTGTTGGTTGCTGGCGACCGCGCCGCAGAGGTCTGTGACAAGCCGGCGTGGATAAGCGGTATTGACCACAGGGTGGATACCCACGCGCCGGGCAACCGCGACCTGACCACCTGCCCGTCGGCGCGAATGGCCGGCGAGCGCGCGGGTGTCGGCAGGGGCGGCATCGAAGTCGCCGAGGTATACGCGCCGTTTTCTCACCAGCAGCTGCTCCTCGCGGGCGAGCTTGATCTTGGCGACGGCGTCGATCTTAACCCCTCGGGTGGTGCGCTGGCGGGCCACACTTTCATGGTGGCGGGGCTCGCGCGCATAGGCGAAGCAGCCCGGCGCATTCACGACGGCACTGCCTCGAGGGTGCTGGGGCACGCGACGGCTGGTCCCTGCCTGCAGCAGAACCTGGTCTGCGTCATGGAGGCGGGTCGATGA
- a CDS encoding thiolase domain-containing protein, whose amino-acid sequence MSERCAVTGVGQTRHDAERSDVSMHGLVREAAVRALADAGLGWEDIDAVVVGKAPDQFEGVMMPELMMADALGAVGKPLIRVHTAGSVGGSTGLVAAGLVQGGVHKRVLVVAWEKQSEADASWVLMMKIPFAAPLVAGAGGYFAPYIRAYMERSGAPADTGIKVAVKDRLNALKNPYAHLQMPDITEEMVADSLMLWDPIRYLETCPSSDGACALVLTAEDALGSCQNPAWIVSNAMRSEPTMFAGRDGVNPQAGIDCAAELYRKGGITDPRRQIDVAEIYVPFSWFEPMWMENLGFAEQGEGWKMTMSGATAMDGDMPINPSGGVLSSNPIGASGLLRFAEAALQVRGMAGEHQVDGAKLAMGHAYGGGSQYFAMWLVSSDKP is encoded by the coding sequence ATGAGCGAGCGCTGCGCCGTTACAGGCGTTGGCCAGACCCGCCACGACGCTGAGCGCAGCGACGTGTCCATGCACGGGCTGGTTCGTGAAGCCGCGGTGCGTGCCCTGGCTGACGCCGGCCTGGGATGGGAAGACATCGACGCCGTGGTGGTCGGCAAGGCACCCGACCAGTTCGAAGGCGTTATGATGCCCGAGCTCATGATGGCCGACGCTCTGGGTGCGGTCGGTAAGCCATTGATACGAGTGCACACCGCCGGTAGCGTGGGCGGCTCGACCGGCCTGGTGGCGGCTGGACTGGTGCAGGGAGGCGTGCACAAGCGGGTATTGGTGGTGGCCTGGGAGAAGCAATCCGAGGCCGACGCGTCCTGGGTGCTGATGATGAAAATTCCATTCGCAGCTCCGCTGGTCGCGGGTGCGGGCGGGTACTTTGCACCCTACATTCGCGCTTACATGGAGCGCTCGGGGGCGCCGGCGGATACGGGCATAAAGGTGGCAGTTAAGGATCGCCTCAACGCTCTCAAGAACCCTTACGCTCACCTCCAGATGCCCGATATCACCGAAGAGATGGTGGCTGATTCGCTCATGCTCTGGGACCCCATACGCTACCTCGAGACCTGCCCGTCTTCGGACGGGGCCTGCGCGCTGGTGCTGACCGCCGAGGACGCTCTGGGAAGCTGCCAAAACCCGGCCTGGATCGTGTCGAACGCGATGCGCAGCGAACCCACAATGTTTGCGGGCCGCGACGGTGTGAACCCGCAGGCTGGGATCGATTGCGCGGCTGAACTCTACCGAAAGGGGGGAATCACCGACCCGCGGCGGCAGATAGACGTGGCGGAAATCTACGTTCCCTTCAGCTGGTTTGAGCCGATGTGGATGGAGAACCTTGGGTTTGCCGAGCAGGGCGAGGGGTGGAAGATGACAATGTCGGGAGCAACCGCGATGGATGGTGATATGCCCATCAATCCGTCGGGCGGTGTGCTTTCCTCCAATCCGATAGGCGCGTCAGGCCTGCTGCGTTTTGCCGAGGCGGCCCTGCAGGTAAGAGGCATGGCCGGCGAACACCAGGTGGACGGCGCAAAGCTGGCAATGGGTCACGCCTATGGTGGCGGTTCGCAGTACTTCGCCATGTGGCTGGTGAGCAGCGACAAACCGTGA
- a CDS encoding crotonase/enoyl-CoA hydratase family protein — protein MSEPALLVERDGGVVTLTLNRPEARNAFNPEMLCGLADAWDLVDGDDSVHVAILTGAGGNFSAGADLDQLVGKLMKGLPPDNEHEERIQQDYSIIYKGFLKEYRLAKPLLAAVEGYCYAGGMEMLMSADIRVAGEGARIAISEVCRGLFPMAGTTVRLPRQIPYTVAMEMLLTGAPLDAAEALRVGLLGHVVKDGGALAKARELADAIAKNGPLAVRNIKASVLESSCLPEEKAFVRELELGMEVMSSEDAREGPRAFLEKRPARFKGK, from the coding sequence ATGTCTGAACCCGCACTGCTGGTCGAACGCGATGGAGGCGTCGTTACCCTGACGCTCAATCGGCCCGAAGCCCGTAACGCCTTCAATCCCGAAATGCTCTGTGGTTTGGCTGACGCGTGGGACCTGGTAGACGGCGACGACAGCGTGCACGTGGCCATTCTCACCGGCGCGGGCGGTAATTTTTCTGCCGGCGCTGACCTCGACCAGCTCGTGGGTAAGCTCATGAAGGGCTTGCCCCCTGACAACGAGCACGAAGAACGTATTCAGCAGGACTACTCGATTATCTACAAGGGCTTTCTCAAGGAGTACCGCCTGGCCAAGCCGTTGTTGGCCGCTGTCGAAGGTTATTGCTACGCCGGCGGCATGGAGATGCTCATGTCAGCCGATATTCGAGTGGCGGGCGAGGGCGCGCGCATAGCGATTTCTGAAGTCTGCCGTGGCTTGTTTCCCATGGCTGGCACAACAGTGCGCTTGCCGAGACAGATTCCCTACACGGTAGCTATGGAGATGCTGCTCACCGGCGCGCCGCTGGACGCCGCCGAGGCGCTGAGGGTCGGCTTGCTGGGCCACGTGGTCAAAGATGGCGGGGCCCTGGCCAAGGCCAGGGAACTGGCCGACGCGATAGCGAAGAACGGACCGCTGGCTGTTCGGAACATCAAGGCTTCGGTGCTGGAGAGCTCGTGCCTGCCCGAGGAAAAGGCCTTCGTGCGGGAACTCGAACTCGGCATGGAGGTGATGTCCAGCGAAGACGCCCGCGAGGGTCCAAGGGCTTTTCTTGAAAAACGCCCAGCCCGCTTCAAGGGAAAGTGA
- a CDS encoding PaaI family thioesterase: protein MADDTDKTHAWWQSSAVPAEGTWAEKRKLAASLRRLIGLAVLSDPEPGVLETAAGEMDKISQQLEQQPQRGSLDAFAETSTAGNVHALFDRSPVVGLSNPLSPPMRLELEGDTVRGFVKFGSAYEGPPGHVHGGVVAELFDELLGFAQSITGSPGMTATLSIDYLRPTPLHVDLNCRASVARVEGRKIYAEGELCKDEIVLARGRGMFVSVDRKRMQKMMEQAGLRRDAETG from the coding sequence TTGGCAGACGACACCGACAAGACCCACGCCTGGTGGCAGTCGTCGGCCGTACCGGCGGAAGGCACCTGGGCCGAGAAACGCAAGCTTGCGGCCAGCCTGCGACGCTTGATAGGGCTGGCGGTGCTTTCTGATCCGGAGCCGGGGGTGCTCGAAACGGCCGCCGGCGAGATGGACAAGATTTCGCAACAACTCGAGCAGCAGCCGCAACGCGGCAGCCTTGACGCTTTTGCCGAAACTTCCACGGCCGGAAACGTTCACGCGCTCTTTGACCGCAGCCCAGTTGTGGGTCTTTCCAACCCCCTGTCTCCTCCCATGAGGCTGGAGCTCGAAGGCGACACGGTGCGCGGTTTCGTCAAGTTTGGCTCGGCCTACGAAGGCCCGCCGGGACACGTTCACGGTGGGGTTGTAGCCGAGCTGTTCGATGAGCTGCTGGGCTTCGCGCAATCAATCACTGGCAGTCCGGGCATGACCGCGACTCTCTCCATCGACTACCTGCGACCTACACCGCTGCATGTGGACCTTAACTGTCGCGCCTCAGTTGCGCGGGTGGAGGGACGAAAGATCTATGCCGAGGGCGAGCTCTGCAAGGACGAGATCGTGCTGGCTCGGGGCAGGGGAATGTTCGTGTCGGTCGACCGTAAGCGAATGCAGAAGATGATGGAGCAGGCGGGGCTCCGCCGCGACGCTGAAACGGGCTGA
- a CDS encoding TetR/AcrR family transcriptional regulator, with the protein MLLPGQTYVKSGVYRCNVFQFAAVEERAERIVESAVALAEKGGFEAVRLRDVAADAGVALGTLYRHFRSKEDLLVAALAAEVTTLERYLSSNPARGVNPIDRVVSVFAVATSGMCRRPRLAQAILKSVASANPDLTEQVATFHGRIAALTDTALHGPETGNNGNDHSAEALVLQQVWFASLVGWAGGLHDQEAVVSKVRVAAGFVLG; encoded by the coding sequence CTGCTACTGCCGGGTCAGACCTATGTAAAGTCTGGTGTTTACCGCTGTAACGTGTTTCAATTTGCTGCCGTGGAAGAGCGCGCAGAGCGAATTGTAGAGTCCGCCGTTGCCCTGGCCGAGAAAGGGGGATTCGAAGCCGTGCGGCTGCGCGACGTAGCTGCTGATGCCGGTGTGGCCCTGGGTACGCTCTACAGGCATTTTCGCAGCAAGGAAGACCTCCTGGTCGCGGCCCTGGCGGCCGAAGTGACTACTCTCGAACGCTACCTCAGCAGCAATCCGGCCCGTGGGGTCAACCCTATAGATCGTGTGGTGTCGGTTTTTGCCGTGGCCACCAGCGGTATGTGCCGGCGACCGAGACTGGCCCAGGCGATACTCAAATCGGTGGCCTCGGCCAACCCTGACCTGACCGAACAGGTAGCAACCTTTCACGGGCGCATAGCCGCCCTGACCGATACCGCGCTGCACGGACCCGAGACCGGAAACAACGGCAATGATCACTCTGCCGAAGCGCTGGTGCTGCAGCAGGTCTGGTTCGCTTCGCTGGTGGGCTGGGCCGGTGGACTGCACGACCAGGAAGCAGTGGTCAGCAAGGTCAGGGTCGCGGCCGGTTTCGTTCTCGGCTGA
- a CDS encoding MBL fold metallo-hydrolase: MGAAAAVEIWSSGLPRQCAVATVVVVLLTLSPAGAAELPAHHVPAGGFTNPGYVDGGRPAFLTGMGFLAGRVFRTFRPLGRAAVSVDDSAAMFKRWKADQNAPTVTWIGHSSLLVRQGGVYFLTDPMWSEYASPIKLGPRRLQPPGMLLAELPDIAFVVISHNHYDHLDLPTLKTLSERGSSFVVPLGNAALLGDKGIGPVLELDWWQSVKIDGLEITCIPARHWSGRGLRDRNRALWSGWAVKSEDRLFYFAGDTAPSGAFDEIRRRLGRPTLAALPVGAYLPIEIMSLSHMNPEQAIDAAVSLGASKTVAVHFGTFDLADEALDEPPRRFRAASTLAARGPEVDWVMKVGETRGW, translated from the coding sequence GTGGGCGCAGCGGCAGCAGTTGAAATATGGTCTTCAGGCCTGCCGAGACAATGCGCCGTCGCCACCGTGGTAGTGGTGTTGCTTACGCTTTCGCCGGCAGGCGCAGCAGAGCTGCCTGCGCACCATGTTCCAGCAGGTGGGTTTACCAACCCGGGTTATGTGGACGGTGGCCGCCCCGCCTTTCTAACCGGGATGGGATTCCTGGCGGGAAGAGTGTTCAGGACGTTTCGCCCGCTTGGTCGTGCCGCCGTCTCGGTGGACGATAGCGCTGCCATGTTTAAGCGTTGGAAGGCGGATCAAAACGCCCCGACGGTAACCTGGATCGGCCATTCCAGCCTGTTGGTTCGCCAGGGCGGGGTGTACTTTCTTACCGACCCCATGTGGTCCGAATACGCCAGCCCCATAAAACTCGGCCCGCGCCGCCTCCAGCCTCCTGGAATGTTGCTGGCCGAACTTCCCGACATCGCTTTCGTCGTGATTTCGCACAATCACTACGATCATCTCGATCTGCCTACATTGAAAACTCTTTCCGAGCGGGGAAGCAGCTTCGTAGTGCCGCTGGGCAACGCGGCTCTCCTGGGCGATAAGGGCATCGGACCGGTGCTCGAACTGGACTGGTGGCAATCGGTCAAGATAGATGGCTTGGAGATCACCTGCATTCCGGCCCGGCACTGGAGCGGGCGCGGGCTGCGGGATCGCAACCGGGCTCTTTGGTCCGGCTGGGCTGTCAAGTCCGAAGACAGGCTGTTCTATTTTGCGGGTGACACTGCCCCTTCCGGCGCCTTCGATGAAATCCGCCGCCGACTCGGAAGACCGACCCTGGCCGCCCTGCCCGTGGGCGCCTACCTGCCGATAGAGATCATGTCGCTGTCGCACATGAACCCGGAGCAGGCTATAGATGCGGCGGTCAGCCTGGGCGCCTCGAAGACAGTAGCCGTCCACTTCGGTACTTTTGATCTTGCCGATGAAGCACTCGACGAGCCGCCCCGCCGCTTCAGGGCTGCTTCCACGCTGGCGGCGCGGGGGCCGGAGGTGGACTGGGTGATGAAAGTAGGCGAGACCCGTGGCTGGTAG
- a CDS encoding PaaI family thioesterase: protein MSEEQADSSRDRLFAGCFGCGPENDSGLGLAFKQDNDGVVCRTAIDTNFVGYEDFVHGGIVSTLLDEAMGWAVFEGLGRYGVTSKLAVEFHRPVKAAIELIVSARIIEQEGTTVRTEAAIKDSRARLLASGSAEWSLVRTARSRTSS from the coding sequence ATGTCTGAAGAGCAGGCCGACAGTAGCCGGGATCGTTTGTTCGCGGGGTGTTTTGGTTGCGGGCCGGAGAACGACAGCGGCCTGGGCCTGGCCTTCAAGCAGGACAACGATGGCGTGGTGTGTCGCACGGCTATCGACACGAACTTCGTGGGCTACGAGGACTTTGTCCACGGTGGAATTGTTTCGACCCTGCTCGACGAGGCCATGGGCTGGGCTGTATTCGAGGGACTGGGACGCTACGGGGTTACCAGTAAGCTCGCCGTAGAATTTCACCGCCCGGTAAAGGCGGCCATTGAACTGATCGTTTCGGCGCGCATCATTGAACAGGAAGGTACGACGGTGAGAACAGAGGCCGCCATCAAGGACAGCCGCGCCAGACTTCTTGCCAGCGGCAGTGCGGAGTGGTCGCTCGTAAGAACGGCCCGCTCCCGGACGAGCAGTTGA
- a CDS encoding sodium:calcium antiporter gives MEYFISSEFFVGQAAWLLLAVTATSIAVLAWGADRLVDGASGLAAGFGVPKVVVAATVVSLGTTSPECAVSVIAAWSGEPGLALGNAIGSVVTDTGLIFGLGCLLATLPADRKLLNRQGWFQAGSALVLALLCYGSLIASGRSAVLGRDAGLLLIALLVAYLYLSVSWSRRDRGSVDMAGDLLTGESILGDAAAPVGKLLATLLLGLLVVVFCSQVLVLAVSELAVQAGVSKLVIAGTLVALGTSLPELVVGLSAVRKGHPEILVGTVIGADVLNVLFVVGASALAAPLPLLETGAELPALLFYLHLPVMLLMLGWFRFCVGRAGQSGVFSRWMGGPLIAAWVIYVAVQAWLGAAV, from the coding sequence GTGGAATACTTTATCTCGTCCGAGTTCTTTGTGGGCCAGGCAGCCTGGCTGCTCCTGGCCGTAACCGCCACGTCCATCGCCGTGCTGGCCTGGGGTGCAGACCGACTGGTAGACGGGGCGTCGGGACTCGCGGCCGGCTTCGGGGTACCGAAGGTGGTTGTTGCCGCGACCGTGGTCTCGCTGGGAACTACCAGTCCTGAGTGTGCCGTGTCGGTTATTGCCGCCTGGTCGGGCGAACCGGGACTGGCCCTTGGTAACGCCATCGGTTCGGTGGTGACTGACACCGGTTTGATATTCGGGCTTGGGTGCCTCCTGGCAACGCTGCCGGCTGACCGGAAACTTCTCAACAGGCAAGGCTGGTTCCAGGCCGGATCGGCCCTTGTCCTGGCGCTGCTTTGCTACGGGTCGTTGATTGCGTCGGGGCGATCAGCGGTCTTGGGCAGGGATGCAGGCCTGTTGCTTATCGCTCTGCTCGTTGCCTACCTGTACTTGTCGGTGAGCTGGAGTCGGCGTGACCGGGGATCCGTTGACATGGCTGGCGACTTGTTAACGGGCGAATCGATTCTGGGTGATGCGGCAGCGCCCGTCGGCAAGCTGCTGGCCACGCTCCTCTTGGGCCTGTTGGTGGTCGTTTTCTGCAGCCAGGTGCTCGTTCTCGCGGTTTCGGAGTTGGCCGTACAGGCCGGCGTCTCTAAACTGGTCATTGCCGGTACGCTGGTCGCACTCGGGACTTCGCTGCCGGAACTTGTCGTGGGGCTGAGTGCGGTACGCAAGGGGCACCCCGAAATCCTCGTGGGAACCGTCATCGGTGCCGACGTTCTCAACGTCCTGTTCGTTGTTGGAGCATCAGCCCTCGCGGCTCCCCTGCCACTGCTCGAAACAGGCGCTGAACTTCCGGCCTTGCTGTTCTACCTGCACCTTCCAGTCATGCTGCTTATGCTGGGTTGGTTCAGGTTCTGCGTTGGCAGGGCGGGTCAAAGCGGCGTTTTCAGCCGCTGGATGGGTGGCCCGCTGATAGCCGCGTGGGTAATCTACGTAGCCGTACAGGCCTGGCTGGGCGCGGCGGTCTGA
- a CDS encoding polyprenyl synthetase family protein has protein sequence MLPYMKESCAAEDAHAFAEDDQNRPVSVTQHSPIEQNRLLREDLERVENRIAEVIGSQEPRLSEVSDYLINAGGKRVRPAVALLAFRACGGTDATDVIDLSVALELIHTATLLHDDIIDANSTRRGKEAAYLRYGLADTLVAGDFLFCRAFDVCGRFEERIVAWAAGACVQLTEGEIMQARYRRNDAVTVDHYLEIIDRKTASLFRAGTRIASFLAGQNEEEIERMGACGKDIGLAFQMVDDILDVEGDTEKTGKMLGTDLRDGNPSLPTVWALDDKAVHHAFTNDNASNAEVEAALSAIRSGDVISRVRTLAAGHVESALETIGGLPESIFSQRLADLAGGLVTRVS, from the coding sequence ATGCTTCCGTATATGAAGGAATCCTGCGCTGCCGAGGATGCTCACGCCTTTGCGGAAGACGACCAGAATCGACCGGTGTCAGTTACCCAGCACAGCCCCATCGAACAGAATCGCCTCTTGCGCGAAGATCTCGAGCGCGTCGAAAACCGTATAGCCGAGGTGATCGGATCACAGGAGCCGCGCCTTTCCGAGGTTTCGGATTATCTCATCAACGCCGGCGGCAAACGAGTACGACCGGCGGTCGCTTTACTCGCCTTCCGGGCCTGCGGGGGCACCGACGCCACCGACGTGATCGACCTCTCAGTAGCACTGGAGCTCATACACACGGCCACCCTGCTTCACGACGACATCATCGACGCCAACTCCACTCGCCGCGGCAAAGAAGCCGCCTACCTGCGCTACGGACTGGCCGACACCCTGGTGGCGGGAGATTTTCTGTTCTGCAGGGCCTTCGATGTTTGCGGCCGTTTTGAAGAACGAATCGTCGCCTGGGCTGCCGGCGCCTGCGTACAGCTGACCGAAGGCGAAATCATGCAGGCTCGCTATCGTCGCAACGACGCGGTGACGGTCGACCACTACCTCGAAATAATTGATCGCAAGACGGCGTCATTGTTTCGCGCGGGGACGCGAATAGCGTCTTTTCTCGCCGGGCAGAACGAAGAAGAAATTGAGAGAATGGGGGCCTGCGGAAAAGACATAGGCCTCGCTTTCCAGATGGTTGATGACATCCTTGACGTCGAAGGCGACACCGAGAAGACCGGCAAAATGCTGGGTACCGACCTTCGCGACGGCAACCCATCCCTGCCCACGGTCTGGGCCCTCGACGACAAGGCCGTGCACCACGCATTCACAAACGACAACGCTTCGAACGCGGAAGTTGAAGCCGCGCTATCGGCCATACGCAGCGGCGACGTGATCTCGCGTGTACGCACGCTGGCCGCTGGACACGTAGAGTCCGCGCTCGAGACAATAGGCGGGTTACCCGAATCGATTTTCAGCCAGCGCCTCGCCGACCTGGCCGGCGGATTGGTTACCCGCGTCAGTTGA
- a CDS encoding YfhL family 4Fe-4S dicluster ferredoxin: MATKITDECINCGACEPECPNTAIYEGGIEWEDKGEMKAAIDEDVYYIVPAKCTECVGFFDQEQCAAVCPVDCCIPDPDIPETEEALLERVKVLHPDADIPDPPPSRFRT; encoded by the coding sequence ATGGCTACCAAGATAACCGACGAGTGCATCAACTGTGGGGCTTGCGAGCCTGAGTGTCCCAACACTGCGATCTACGAAGGCGGAATCGAGTGGGAAGACAAGGGCGAAATGAAGGCCGCCATAGACGAAGACGTTTATTACATCGTCCCCGCCAAGTGTACTGAGTGCGTTGGCTTTTTTGACCAGGAGCAGTGCGCCGCGGTATGCCCTGTAGACTGCTGCATACCCGACCCGGACATCCCGGAGACCGAGGAAGCACTGCTCGAGAGGGTCAAGGTATTGCATCCGGACGCGGACATTCCGGACCCACCACCTTCTCGCTTCAGGACCTGA
- a CDS encoding flippase-like domain-containing protein: MPCRLLHTRPGHPGDRGSTAREGQGIASGRGHSGPTTFSLQDLTTGMARPGDTARSSTWSRLLIALLLSGLFLYLALRGEDWQRVGQTLLEADYRWVLPMAGMGVFSLFVRTQRWRLLLNISSGRQLPLAPLFSASAVGFMSNMLLPFRVGEVIRPWLASRNTGVPMSLAVATVVLERVLDLIALLGFALLLLVQLDLPAEVELWIRGAGVVALTAVVILIVVRFNRERMLPLLDRIWGVLPARISQPLVKLEHQFIDALVAVGDLRTLLLLLAWSFYVWGAIAASFALGFPAFDLELPYVQGGIGVTTLVALAVAVPSAPGFWGTFEYGSRLALESVYGTPAVLAVGYAFFTHFVQFSTQVVLGLVYLVKEGLSFGELGRLGKTSAPGQTGDVPSQ; this comes from the coding sequence ATGCCCTGTAGACTGCTGCATACCCGACCCGGACATCCCGGAGACCGAGGAAGCACTGCTCGAGAGGGTCAAGGTATTGCATCCGGACGCGGACATTCCGGACCCACCACCTTCTCGCTTCAGGACCTGACCACAGGCATGGCTCGGCCCGGAGATACTGCGAGAAGTTCGACCTGGTCTCGGCTCTTGATTGCGCTGTTGTTGTCGGGGCTTTTCCTTTACCTGGCGTTGCGCGGAGAGGACTGGCAGCGCGTTGGCCAGACCCTGCTGGAGGCCGACTACCGCTGGGTTCTTCCAATGGCAGGCATGGGCGTGTTCTCCCTTTTTGTTCGCACACAACGCTGGCGACTGCTCCTGAACATTTCTTCGGGCCGCCAGTTGCCGCTTGCCCCGTTGTTCTCGGCTTCTGCCGTGGGCTTCATGTCCAACATGCTACTGCCTTTTCGCGTCGGCGAGGTGATACGTCCGTGGCTTGCTTCGCGCAACACCGGGGTTCCAATGAGCCTGGCCGTCGCCACGGTGGTACTCGAACGGGTGCTCGACCTCATTGCCCTGTTGGGCTTTGCGTTGTTGCTGTTGGTCCAGCTCGACCTGCCCGCCGAGGTCGAGCTGTGGATACGCGGAGCCGGTGTCGTGGCTCTTACCGCGGTTGTGATTTTGATCGTTGTGAGATTCAACCGCGAGCGCATGCTGCCCCTTCTCGATCGAATCTGGGGCGTGTTGCCGGCGCGAATTTCGCAACCGCTCGTAAAACTGGAGCACCAGTTTATCGATGCGCTGGTGGCGGTAGGCGATCTTCGCACACTCCTCCTGCTGCTGGCCTGGTCGTTTTACGTGTGGGGGGCTATCGCCGCTTCGTTTGCCCTGGGGTTTCCGGCCTTCGACCTTGAGCTTCCGTACGTACAGGGCGGCATCGGCGTGACGACGCTGGTAGCCCTTGCAGTCGCGGTTCCGTCGGCGCCGGGCTTCTGGGGGACCTTCGAGTACGGCAGCCGCCTGGCCCTTGAAAGCGTCTACGGCACTCCCGCGGTTCTCGCGGTGGGCTACGCTTTCTTCACGCATTTCGTGCAGTTTTCGACTCAAGTCGTGTTAGGGCTTGTGTACCTGGTGAAAGAAGGGCTAAGCTTTGGCGAGCTGGGTCGGTTGGGTAAAACCAGTGCCCCCGGGCAAACAGGCGATGTACCTTCTCAATGA